The nucleotide window TTGTTTACGAAATTGAGCCGGGTGATAAAAAGGAGCTGAATAAAAAGTTTGGTTCCACTCCTCCAATAAAAAAGTATCTCTTAGCAATACCAGCATTGGTGGGTGCGCTGCTACATATGCCCATTTACTGGTTCGCCAAAGCGATCTTTCATCTGTTTTTTAGCGATACAGATCATCACGACTCGGTGATGTTAGGAATTTTGCTTCTTACCTACCCTTTTTATGTCCTGCTCCTTTCCTGCCTGTGTTATGGGGTTTATATGCCATGGGGCATATTGGCATTGATCCTGCTTCCCTTTTCAGCATGGGCTTATGTAAATTATGAAGTAAGAAAAGGATAAGCACGGTCCCTCCATATTTCATTTATAGTTAAAAAGTTAAGCCAGCTCCGATCTGGAGTATGATACCTGGAATCCTCGGAGCAAATAGCTCACCTGTTTAGTAATTTTTTAAGCGACGAAAAAGGAAACATCCTTCTTTTCATTGAATGTCTCTTTCTAAACCAATTCACCACTAAGGGTAAAGTATTATTTTTGCCAAATGCAAGAAAGTTACTATTCTTCAAAAGTCCCCACAAGCAGGAATGAACTTTTCGCGTGTGGTCACTAAAAATCAAATGCTTATTAAAAAAACGCTTATGTCAAATTTCCTGTCTGCTGACAGGCGGGATTTATTCAAACAGGATAATGAAATTTACTATTCATGATAAGTACCACTCGGCTAAAATTAATAAAGCATCTATAAATGAAAACATTACTTTTTCCTGTTTGGTGCATAGTATGTCTGTCCAGTAATGTAAGTTTGAAGGGGCAAGATTTACTCCCAGATAATTTTACAATTGGCGACTTTGCCGAAATATATGCGGGAGACAGCATTAAACTTTTTTTTAACTGTTTTGGCGGTATTGTCAATAAAAGGTGCGCCGATTATTACAGAATCGGGAAAATGGATACTGAATTTGTTAATGTAAAGGGTCCGTTTCGCGACTACTACCTTAATGGAAAGTTGTATCTGGAAGCTTCTATCACCAATGGAAATCTCGAAGGAAGTGCTGTTTATTATTACCGCAATGGCCGGGTAAGAGAAAAAGGACAGTATAAAAATCATCGAAGAGACGGGCAATGGAGTTTTTATTATCCAAACGGTCAACTGCAAAAAGTATATCAATATGAAAACGACTTTCCATTAGTACAGGAGGCCTTCACTTTAACTGGTAAACAAACGGTAGCAAATGGCAACGGATATTTAAAAACTGAATTCAGTGAAATGAATGAATGTTCAAAATTTGAAGTTTCCGGAACCATTCTCAATGGTAAAAAATATGGAACATGGACCTTGTCAAATATAAACGCCCTTCAGCCTCTCTCAAAAGAAGTATACGATTCTACCGGAAACTATATTAGATCAGAAGATGACAACGGAACATATCTAAGCAAATCACGCTCCGGTCTTTCTGTTTTTTATGGCAACGAAAACCTCCTTCTAACGGCCAGTTCAAACATCTGTCCTGGTGATCGTGGCAGTAGTAGCAAAATACCTTTTACACTCGAATCATCTTCTTTTATCACTGACCTCCAGAAGCAATTAGACACATTATCTTCATCGTTTAAAAATCAGTGGTTGATTACGGGAATTACCATTGGCAAAAAAAACGACCTGATCAATTTAAATATAGCTTCTTCCATCAACGATACAGCTTTGGAACGCTACATTTACGACCGTATCAGAGACACAAAAAAATGGGAAACCTCTTATTTAAATGACAAAAAAGTCGTCTCAAGCTTTCTTTTCACCATTCTTGTCGACGATAATAAAATATTAATTCCTACACACTTTCATTTCCTTTCGTTTAAACAAGATTTCTTTTTGAAATAACAATTACGTGTTGCGCCTACTGGTTCACAAAAGTTATCGAAAAAAAAGCGTCCAGACTAACAAAAACCCCGGCTCATCGCCGGGGTCTAACTATTATCAGGAAACTACCTATTCACTCCCGAACCATCGGGACCCTACTCACGACTCACTAATTAAGCAGTTACTTTACCTTTTGATTTTGAAATCACTTCTTCAGCGATGTTATTAGGCGCCGGAGAATAGTGAGAGAACTCCATGGTAGAAGAGGCACGACCAGAGCTTAAAGAACGCAACTGAGTTACATAACCAAACATTTCGCTCAACGGAACTTTTGCTTTGATTACCTGCACACCGGCACGGGTATCCATACCTTCCATCATACCACGACGGCGGTTCAAGTCACCTGTTACATCACCCATGTATTGTTCAGGCGTTAATACCTCAACTTTCATGATAGGCTCTAAAAGGATTGGTTTTGCTTTTCTGCCAGCCTCACGGAAACCTTGTTTAGCACAAAGTTCGAAAGACATTGCATCAGAATCCACCGCATGGAAGCTACCATCAAATACACGGATCTTCAGGTTATCTACCGGGTAGTTAGCTAAAACGCCGCTTGTCATTGAAGTTTCAAAGCCTTTCTGAATAGCAGGGATAAATTCACGGGGAATTGATCCACCAAAAATATCGTTTACAAACTGGAAATTCTTATCCGGGTTTTCTTTTTGCCATTCTTCATCAACAGGACCCAGGCTAAACTGAATATCGGCAAATTTACCACGACCACCGGTTTGTTTTTTCAACGTTTCACGGTGTTCAACAGTTGTATTGAATGCTTCTTTATAAGCCACCTGAGGAGCACCCTGGTTCACTTCTACTTTAAACTCACGACGCATACGGTCGATGATGATCTCTAAGTGAAGCTCACCCATACCGCTAAGGATGGTTTGGCCGGTATCTTCGTCAGTTTTTACACGTAATGTAGGATCTTCTTCTACCAGTTTAGCGATAGCCATACCCATTTTATCAACGTCAGCCTGAGTTTTAGGCTCAACGGCTACAGAGATTACGGGCTCAGGAATGAACATGTTCTCTAATGTAATCGGATGGTTTTCGTCGCAAAGGGTATCACCGGTTTTGATCTCTTTAAAACCTACTGCTGCACCAATATCACCAGCTTCGATAAAATCGATCGGGTTTTGCTTATTGGCGAACATTTTCATGATACGGCTGATACGCTCTTTCTTACCACTTCTTACGTTTAATACATAAGAACCTGCATCTAAGTGACCGCTATAACAACGGAAGAACGCCAGACGACCAACAAACGGGTCAGTCATGATTTTGAAAGCCAATGCT belongs to Niabella yanshanensis and includes:
- a CDS encoding toxin-antitoxin system YwqK family antitoxin; this translates as MKTLLFPVWCIVCLSSNVSLKGQDLLPDNFTIGDFAEIYAGDSIKLFFNCFGGIVNKRCADYYRIGKMDTEFVNVKGPFRDYYLNGKLYLEASITNGNLEGSAVYYYRNGRVREKGQYKNHRRDGQWSFYYPNGQLQKVYQYENDFPLVQEAFTLTGKQTVANGNGYLKTEFSEMNECSKFEVSGTILNGKKYGTWTLSNINALQPLSKEVYDSTGNYIRSEDDNGTYLSKSRSGLSVFYGNENLLLTASSNICPGDRGSSSKIPFTLESSSFITDLQKQLDTLSSSFKNQWLITGITIGKKNDLINLNIASSINDTALERYIYDRIRDTKKWETSYLNDKKVVSSFLFTILVDDNKILIPTHFHFLSFKQDFFLK
- the fusA gene encoding elongation factor G, whose product is MADLKFQRNFGIAAHIDAGKTTTTERILRYTGMIHRIGEVHDGGATTDWMEQEKERGITITSAAVSCKWQFPTDKGKAIAGTTKDFSFNIIDTPGHVDFTVEVERSMRVLDGLIALFSAVDGVEPQSETVWRQANRYRVPRIGFVNKMDRQGADFLNVVKQVREMLGSKAVPLQLPIGAEDNFQGVVDLIRMKGIIWHVETEGMTFDEVDIPADMVTEAEEWRAALVEAVAEYDDTLMEKFFEDPNSISEDEIHEAIRKATIDLSIVPMMCGSSFKNKGVQTALDAVCRYLPSPVDIEAIEGTDPNDPEKKLVRKPDAKEPFAALAFKIMTDPFVGRLAFFRCYSGHLDAGSYVLNVRSGKKERISRIMKMFANKQNPIDFIEAGDIGAAVGFKEIKTGDTLCDENHPITLENMFIPEPVISVAVEPKTQADVDKMGMAIAKLVEEDPTLRVKTDEDTGQTILSGMGELHLEIIIDRMRREFKVEVNQGAPQVAYKEAFNTTVEHRETLKKQTGGRGKFADIQFSLGPVDEEWQKENPDKNFQFVNDIFGGSIPREFIPAIQKGFETSMTSGVLANYPVDNLKIRVFDGSFHAVDSDAMSFELCAKQGFREAGRKAKPILLEPIMKVEVLTPEQYMGDVTGDLNRRRGMMEGMDTRAGVQVIKAKVPLSEMFGYVTQLRSLSSGRASSTMEFSHYSPAPNNIAEEVISKSKGKVTA